The Vitis riparia cultivar Riparia Gloire de Montpellier isolate 1030 chromosome 3, EGFV_Vit.rip_1.0, whole genome shotgun sequence genome includes a region encoding these proteins:
- the LOC117909678 gene encoding UPF0496 protein At4g34320-like isoform X2, with product MGGHMSKKSAETSSAITINPNLHYSTELSSYEAACRVDTDLQSFDTTLQARTSHVINTLAVGVEVRALSFNSLKEVTECLLEMNQEVVKVILECKKDIWKNQELFELVEEYFENSLQTLDFCTALEKCLKRARDSQLLIVVALQQFEEEDEVEGSRYLRTLEELKKFKAAGDPFTEEFFQIFQSVYRQQMLMLEKLQLRKSKLDKKLKYIHAWRKVSSMIFAATFAAVLICSVVAAAMAAPPVAAALAAAASLPLGTMGKWIDSLLKNYENALKGQKEVISSMQVGTYVAIKDLDTIRVLIDRLEIEIESLLQTTDYVIKEEAVKFGIEEIKKKLGMFMKNVDDLGVQADMCSRDIRRARTVVLQRIIKQPNK from the coding sequence ATGGGAGGGCATATGAGCAAGAAGTCTGCTGAGACTTCCTCAGCAATCACCATCAATCCCAACTTGCATTATTCAACTGAGCTAAGTTCATACGAGGCCGCGTGCCGGGTTGATACGGATCTTCAGTCCTTCGACACCACGCTGCAAGCCCGCACCAGTCATGTTATCAACACCCTGGCCGTGGGAGTCGAAGTCCGAGCTCTTTCTTTCAATTCGCTGAAGGAAGTCACCGAATGTCTCCTCGAAATGAACCAGGAAGTTGTGAAAGTGATCCTGGAATGCAAAAAGGATATATGGAAAAACCAAGAATTGTTCGAGCTTGTTGAAGAGTACTTCGAGAACAGCCTGCAGACCTTGGATTTCTGCACTGCCTTGGAGAAATGCCTGAAGCGAGCTCGCGACAGCCAGCTGCTGATTGTGGTGGCGCTCCAGCAGTTTGAGGAGGAGGATGAGGTTGAAGGGAGTAGGTACTTGAGGACTTTAGAGGAGTTGAAGAAATTTAAGGCAGCTGGTGATCCTTTCACGGAGGAATTCTTCCAAATCTTTCAGTCCGTTTACAGGCAGCAAATGCTTATGCTTGAGAAGCTCCAACTACGGAAAAGCAAGCTTGACAAGAAGCTCAAGTACATTCATGCTTGGAGGAAGGTCTCCAGCATGATATTTGCTGCTACTTTTGCGGCCGTCTTGATATGTTCGGTGGTGGCAGCAGCCATGGCTGCACCTCCCGTTGCAGCAGCTCTTGCTGCCGCAGCTTCTCTCCCACTGGGCACAATGGGAAAGTGGATTGATTCTCTATTGAAGAACTATGAGAACGCCCTGAAAGGGCAGAAGGAGGTGATAAGCTCAATGCAGGTAGGCACCTATGTTGCTATTAAGGACTTGGACACCATTCGGGTTCTCATCGATCGGCTGGAAATCGAGATTGAGTCGCTCTTGCAGACCACGGACTACGTGATTAAGGAGGAGGCTGTGAAGTTTGGGATTGAGGAGATAAAGAAGAAGCTGGGGATGTTCATGAAGAATGTTGATGATTTGGGGGTGCAAGC